The Amycolatopsis camponoti genome segment GCGCTGGACGAGTTCGGCGTCGAGTACGAGGTCGGCGTCTACTCGGCGCACCGCACCCCGCAGCGCATGCTGGACTACGCGACGTCGGCGGTGGCGCGCGGCATCCGCGTGATCATCGCGGGCGCGGGCGGCGCGGCCCACCTGCCGGGCATGGTCGCCTCGGCGACGGTGCTGCCGGTGATCGGCGTCCCGGTCCCGCTGAAGTACCTGGACGGCCTGGACTCGTTGCTGTCGATCGTCCAGATGCCGGCGGGCGTCCCGGTGGCGACGGTCTCGGTGGGCGGCGCGCGCAACGCGGGCCTGCTGGCGGTCCGCATCCTGGCGGCGTCGGACGAGGGCCTGCGCTCGAAGATGGCGGAGTTCCAGCGCGACCTCGAGAAGCTGGTCCTGGACAAGGACGCGGCCCTGCGCGCGAAGGCCGGCCACTAGCGGTCACCACGGCACGGTCTTGCCCTCGCGGTCGAGGAACTCGAGGCCGGGCTTGCCGAGCTTGGCCAGCAGGACGTCCACGATCAGCGGCACGGACTCCTCGACGGTGAACGGCGCTTGGTCGCCGCCGAGAGCGGTGCGGATCCAGCCGGGGGCCATGAGCAGCAGTGCCCGGTCGGCCTGCCGGGCGGCGAAGCTGCGCATGAGCATGTTCAGCGCCGCCTTGCTGGCGCGGTAGACCTCGCGCGAGCCGGCCGTGTTGTTGGTGATGCTGCCCTGGCCGGACGACATCGCGCCGATGAGCCCGTCCGGGGGCACGAGGTCCTGCAGCGCCTCGATGACGCGCATCGGGCTGAGCGCGTTGGTCACCATCACCTCGACGAAGTCGGCGGTCGACACCTCGCCGATCGGAGTCGCCGGGTTGTTCGTGGTGCCCGCGTTGACGAAGAGCACGTCGATCCGGCGTCCGGCGAGCCGTTCGCGCAGGGGCGGCAGCTGATCGGGCTCGGTGATGTCGAGGTGTTCGACCTCGACGCGTCCGGCGGAGGCGTCGGCCAGGTCGTGCAGGGGTGTCCGGGCGGCCGGGTCGCGGACCGTGCCGATCACGTGCCAGTGGCGGGCGGCCAGCTCGGCGGCGATCGCGTGCCCGAGCCCGCGCGAGGCTCCGATGACGAGGGCGGTTTCCATGGCTGTTCCCTTCGAGCGGTGTGCCCCGAGTCTGTCCACTCGCTCGCCGAGCGTGCCCGTGCGGGTGGCGGATTTGTAGGATTGCCTCGATGAGGGGAGCCGCGATGGCCGAATCCGGCACTGTGCAGGCCGACGATGTGCGTCTCATCCGGGCACTCCAGGTGGCTCCGCGAGCCTCGTTCGCCTCGATCGCGGCCGTCCTCGGTGTCACCGAGAACGCGGTCGGCCGCCGCTATCGGCGGCTGCGGAGCGAGGGCGTCCTGCGCGTCGCGGGCATCGTCGACCCGGGCGCGCTGGGCCAGAGCAAGTGGCTGGTGCGGCTGCGGTGCCGTCCCGGCAGCACCGCGGCGATCGCCGACGCCCTCGCGAAGCGCGAGGACGTCAGCTGGGTGGGCCTCTGCGCCGGGGGCTCCGAGATCGGGTTCGCGGTGCGGTCGCGGACCCGGGAACAGCGGGACGACCTGCTCGGCCAGCAGCTGCCGCGGACCGCGGCCGTCCTCGACATCCACGCGTCGGCGATGCTCCGCCAGTTCGTCGGCGGCCGCGGGCACTACTGGGCCGCGCTGCGGGGCACGCTGACCCCCGAGCAGGAAGCGATGCTCGGGACCGACGCGTCGCCGTTCACGGAAGCCCCGGTCGTGGCGCGTGAGCCCGTGCACCTCACGCCCGAAGACGAAAAGCTGCTCGACGTCCTCGCCGCGGACGGCCGCGCCGCCCTGGTCGACCTGGCCGCGGCGGCGGACCTGACGCCCGGCCGCGCCGCGCGCCGCCTTGAGACGCTGCTCCGGCTGCGCGTCGTCCACATCGACGTCGAAATCGCGGCCGAGGCGCTCGGGTACCACGCCCGGGCGCACCTCTGGCTGCGCGTGCACCCGTCGGCGGTCAAGGACGTGGGGCGCACGCTCGCGCAGCAGCCGGAAATCGCCTTCGCCGCGGCGGTTTCCGGGCCGTACAACCTCCACGCCGTCGCGCACTGCCGGGACCTCGACGAGCTGTTCGAGTTCACCTCGGACCGGATCGGCGCGCTGCCCGGGCTGCAGAGCATGGAGGTCTCCCCGCTGCTCAAGCACGTCAAGCAGGCGGGCACGCTCCTGTCCGGCGACCGGCTAGCCGGGCAGCTCGCCGATCAGCTGCTGCCGTAACTCCCGCTTGAGCACCTTCCCGGCGGCGGACACCGGGATCTGCTCGACCACGCGGATCTCCCGCAGCCGCTTGTAGGGCGTCACCTTCTCGTTGACCGCGGCCATCAGCTCGTCGGCGTCCAGCGAACCGCGGGGCACCACGAAGGCGACCGGCAGTTCGCCGACCTCGGTGTCGGGCCGGCCCACCACGGCCGCCGCCGCGACGCCGGGCATCGTGATGAGCAGCTCCTCCAGCTCACGCGGGAAGACGTTGTACCCCTTGTACAGCAGCATGTCCTTCTTGCGGTCCACAATGGACAGGTAGCCGTCGGCGTCGAGGATGCCGACGTCGCCGGTGTGGAGCCAGCCGTCGACGAGGGCGGCCGCCGTCTCCTCCGGGCGGTTGCGGTAGCCCAGCATGATCTGCGGCCCGCGCAGGCAGACCTCGCCCTTCTCGCCCGCCGGGAGCGGGTCCTCGCCGCCCTCGGCGGGGACGACCTTGACCTCGGTGTCGAAGATCGGCACGCCGACCGAGCCGACCTTGCGCGTGCCCGAGCGGTACGTCGGGGAGATGACCGCGCCCATGGTCGCCTCGGTGAGGCCGTAGCCCTCGGCGACGACCACGCCCGGGAAGCGCTCGCGCAGCGCGTTGATCATCGCGTGGTTCATCGGCGCGGCGCCGGAGCCGATCGACTTCACCGAAGACAGGTCCGCGGTGTGGAAGGCGGGCGTCGCGAGCAGCGCGGCGAACAGTGCGGGCGCGCCGCCGATGCCGGTGATCCGCAGCCGTTCGGCGTCGGCGATGTAGGCGGCGGGGTCGAAGCGCGAGTGGAGCACGGTCGTGGTGCCGGCGAGAACGGCCGCGTTCAGCCCGCCGATGATGCCCATCGCGTGGAACCACGGCGTCAGGTTGATCGCGACGCCGGTGCCGAGCCGGGACGGCCACTCGTCCTCGCTGCCGATCTGGTCGATGGTGACGTCGCCGTGCTCGTCGAGCGCCGGTACCGAGCCGGTGCCCCAGCACGCGTGCTGGAGGGTGTTGACCACGACGTTGCGGTGCGTCAGCCGCACGCCCTTCGACCGGCCGGTGGTGCCGCCGGTGTAGGCGAGGTGCGCGAGGTCGTCGTGGACCGACGTGCCGGCGTCCGGCCGCTCGTCCGGCTGCCCGGCGTGGAACGCCTCGAACTCGACGGCGTCGGCGGGCAGGTCGCCGGTGGGGCCGACGACGATCGTCAGCCGGGCCGGGATCCGGTCGGCGACGCTCGCGAGTACCCCGGCGACCGGCCCGAACGTCACGACGGCCGCGGCTTCGCAGTCGGCGAGCTGGAAGGCGAGGTCGTCCGGCGGGAGCAGCGGGTTGGCCGGGCTGAAGGTCGCCCCGGCCAGCAGCGTGCCGTAGTAGGCGATCGGGAAGGCCAGGCAGTTCGGCAGGTGCAGCGCCACGACGTCACCGCGGCCGACACCCCGCGCCCGCAGCGCGTGGGCGAAGCGGCAGGCCGCGCGGTAGGTCTCGGTGAAGGTGAGGCTGCGGCCGTCGTGGGCGAAGGCGGTCCGGTCGCCCCAGCGGGCGGCGCCCGCGGCGATGAGGGAACCGACGGGGACTTCGGGGTAGTCGAGGGTGGCGGGCAAACCGGGCGGCGTCGTCGGCGCGGTGAGCGGCATCACTCGACCATACGAATTCTGCGGTCAACGACACAAGGACGAGAGCGACGCAGTCAGTGAACGAGCGCTAACATCGACGGAACCCTCCCGACGTCGTAGAGAAGGTGACCGGAAGTGACCGAAGGCCTGTACCAGCTTGCCGAGGAGCACGAGGAGCTGCGGGCCGCGGTCCGGGCCCTGGCCGAGAAGGAGATCGCGCCGTACGCGGCCGAGGTCGACGAGAACGAGCGCTACCCGATCGAGGCGTACAACGCGCTGGTCAAGTCCGGGTTCAACGCCGTCCACATCGGCGAGGAGTACGACGGCCAGGGCGCGGACGCCGTGGGCGCCTGCATCGTGATCGAAGAGGTCGCGCGGGTCGACGCGTCGGCGTCGCTGATCCCGGCGGTGAACAAGCTCGGCACGCAGCCGATCATCCTGTCCGGTTCGGAGAGCGTGAAGAAGCTGGTGCTGCCCTCGATCGCGTCGGGCGAAGCTTCGGCGTCGTACGCGCTCTCGGAGCGCGAGGCCGGCTCGGACACCGCGTCGATGCGTGCGCGCGCCCGGCTCGACGGTGACCACTGGGTGCTCAACGGCACCAAGTGCTGGATCACCAACGCGGGCGAGTCGTCCTGGTACACGGTGATGGCCGTGACCGACCCGGACGCGGAGAAGAAGGCCAACGGCATCTCGGCGTTCGTCGTGCACAAGGACGACCCGGGCTTCTCGGTGGGCCCGAAGGAGAAGAAGCTCGGCATCAAGGGCTCCCCGACGCGCGAGATCTACTTCGAGAACTGCACGATTCCCGAGGACCGCATCATCGGCGAGCCGGGGACCGGTTTGAAGACGGCGCTGCGGACGCTGGATCACACCCGCCCGACGATCGGCGCGCAGGCGTTGGGTATCGCCCAGGGCGCTTTGGACGCGGCTATCGCGTACGTGAAGGACCGCCGGCAGTTCGGCAAGTCGATCGCGGAGTTCCAGGGCGTTCAGTTCATGCTGGCCGAGATGGGCACGAAGATCGAGGCGGCTCGCCACCTGGTCTACGCCTCGGCGGCGGCTTCGGAGCGCGGGGACAAGCGGGCTGGGTTCATGGCTTCGGCGGCCAAGACTTACGCGTCCGACATCGCGATGGAGGTGACGACGGATGCTGTTCAGCTCTTCGGCGGCGCCGGCTACACCCGCGACTTCCCGGTGGAGCGCATGATGCGCGACGCGAAGATCACACAGATCTACGAAGGCACGAACCAGATCCAGAAGGTCGTCATGGCCCGCGCCCTGCTCAAGGGCTGAACAACCGCAACCGACCAACGGCCCCCGGCGCGACGATCGCGCCGGGGGCTTCGTCGTGTCCGGGAGCGGTGGAGTTTGTCATGTCCGTGAGTGCCACTCAACCCGCCTTGTGTCACTCGTAGCAGGTCAGGGCCCGGAAGAAAATCACTCACCAGGGGGAGTGTCCGGACAAGTTACCCGCGCGTTAACACTTCGGTGATGCGGATCACCATCGGTTCACAGAGAGGTGAAACGGATGGGCGCAACGACGCGCAGGTGGCTCACGGCCGCCGTCGCCACGGTGGCGGCGCTGGCACTCGGGGCCGGTACCGGGCAAGCCGCCGAAAAGGAACCCACCGGGCCCGTGCAGCCCAACATCCTCACCGCCGCGCTCTACTCGCTCGGTGCGCCCACCATCGCCCCACCGGGGGCGAACGACTGGAACTGCAAGCCCTCCGACCGGCACCCGAACCCCGTGTTGCTCTCCAACGGGACCACCGCCAACGCCTACGAAAACTGGGCCAACCTCTCGCAGAAGCTGGCCAACGCCGGTTACTGCGTCTTCGCCGGCAACTTCGGCGGGGCGCCCGGGAGCTTCCTGCAGACCGTCGGGCCCATCGCCGACACCACGAAAGCGCTTGCCGCCTTCGGGGACAAGATCCTCCAGGCCACCGGGGCGAAGAAGCTCGACGTCGTCGGGCACTCGCAGGGTGGGATGAACGTCCGGTACTGGATCAAGTACCTCGGTGGCGCGGACAAGATCAGCCGGCTCGTCGGGCTGTCGCCGTCCAATCACGGGACCGATCTCTTCGGTCTGCTCAGCACCCTCGAGATGATCCCCGGCGTGCCGGCCGCGCTCGGCACCGTCTGCCAGTCGTGCAACGAACAAGCCGTCGGCTCGGACTTCCTCACCGCGCT includes the following:
- the purE gene encoding 5-(carboxyamino)imidazole ribonucleotide mutase — protein: MAPQVGVIMGSDSDWPTLEAAGAALDEFGVEYEVGVYSAHRTPQRMLDYATSAVARGIRVIIAGAGGAAHLPGMVASATVLPVIGVPVPLKYLDGLDSLLSIVQMPAGVPVATVSVGGARNAGLLAVRILAASDEGLRSKMAEFQRDLEKLVLDKDAALRAKAGH
- a CDS encoding SDR family NAD(P)-dependent oxidoreductase yields the protein METALVIGASRGLGHAIAAELAARHWHVIGTVRDPAARTPLHDLADASAGRVEVEHLDITEPDQLPPLRERLAGRRIDVLFVNAGTTNNPATPIGEVSTADFVEVMVTNALSPMRVIEALQDLVPPDGLIGAMSSGQGSITNNTAGSREVYRASKAALNMLMRSFAARQADRALLLMAPGWIRTALGGDQAPFTVEESVPLIVDVLLAKLGKPGLEFLDREGKTVPW
- a CDS encoding Lrp/AsnC family transcriptional regulator, producing MRGAAMAESGTVQADDVRLIRALQVAPRASFASIAAVLGVTENAVGRRYRRLRSEGVLRVAGIVDPGALGQSKWLVRLRCRPGSTAAIADALAKREDVSWVGLCAGGSEIGFAVRSRTREQRDDLLGQQLPRTAAVLDIHASAMLRQFVGGRGHYWAALRGTLTPEQEAMLGTDASPFTEAPVVAREPVHLTPEDEKLLDVLAADGRAALVDLAAAADLTPGRAARRLETLLRLRVVHIDVEIAAEALGYHARAHLWLRVHPSAVKDVGRTLAQQPEIAFAAAVSGPYNLHAVAHCRDLDELFEFTSDRIGALPGLQSMEVSPLLKHVKQAGTLLSGDRLAGQLADQLLP
- a CDS encoding class I adenylate-forming enzyme family protein, which encodes MPLTAPTTPPGLPATLDYPEVPVGSLIAAGAARWGDRTAFAHDGRSLTFTETYRAACRFAHALRARGVGRGDVVALHLPNCLAFPIAYYGTLLAGATFSPANPLLPPDDLAFQLADCEAAAVVTFGPVAGVLASVADRIPARLTIVVGPTGDLPADAVEFEAFHAGQPDERPDAGTSVHDDLAHLAYTGGTTGRSKGVRLTHRNVVVNTLQHACWGTGSVPALDEHGDVTIDQIGSEDEWPSRLGTGVAINLTPWFHAMGIIGGLNAAVLAGTTTVLHSRFDPAAYIADAERLRITGIGGAPALFAALLATPAFHTADLSSVKSIGSGAAPMNHAMINALRERFPGVVVAEGYGLTEATMGAVISPTYRSGTRKVGSVGVPIFDTEVKVVPAEGGEDPLPAGEKGEVCLRGPQIMLGYRNRPEETAAALVDGWLHTGDVGILDADGYLSIVDRKKDMLLYKGYNVFPRELEELLITMPGVAAAAVVGRPDTEVGELPVAFVVPRGSLDADELMAAVNEKVTPYKRLREIRVVEQIPVSAAGKVLKRELRQQLIGELPG
- a CDS encoding acyl-CoA dehydrogenase family protein encodes the protein MTEGLYQLAEEHEELRAAVRALAEKEIAPYAAEVDENERYPIEAYNALVKSGFNAVHIGEEYDGQGADAVGACIVIEEVARVDASASLIPAVNKLGTQPIILSGSESVKKLVLPSIASGEASASYALSEREAGSDTASMRARARLDGDHWVLNGTKCWITNAGESSWYTVMAVTDPDAEKKANGISAFVVHKDDPGFSVGPKEKKLGIKGSPTREIYFENCTIPEDRIIGEPGTGLKTALRTLDHTRPTIGAQALGIAQGALDAAIAYVKDRRQFGKSIAEFQGVQFMLAEMGTKIEAARHLVYASAAASERGDKRAGFMASAAKTYASDIAMEVTTDAVQLFGGAGYTRDFPVERMMRDAKITQIYEGTNQIQKVVMARALLKG
- a CDS encoding esterase/lipase family protein; its protein translation is MGATTRRWLTAAVATVAALALGAGTGQAAEKEPTGPVQPNILTAALYSLGAPTIAPPGANDWNCKPSDRHPNPVLLSNGTTANAYENWANLSQKLANAGYCVFAGNFGGAPGSFLQTVGPIADTTKALAAFGDKILQATGAKKLDVVGHSQGGMNVRYWIKYLGGADKISRLVGLSPSNHGTDLFGLLSTLEMIPGVPAALGTVCQSCNEQAVGSDFLTALNSGGETVDGIQYTVIQTRYDDVVTPYASAFLAQKPNVKNILLQNVCGLDFTDHLGITYDPVAQGLVLNALDPAHAKTPPCVPVPPVISGQIG